CCGTTCGTTTTAAATTCAAATTTAGAAAAAATCACGGCATAAAAATGGAATGCCGCATCAGTGCTGTTAAACTAAAAATAAACTGATGGATCTTAATCCCGAAATCATCGGATTTATAGCCGGAGGGCTGTCGTCCGCGCTTTTTATTCCGCAAATCATTAAAATAATCAAAGAAAAATCGGCTGAGGAAATCTCGCTGGTCACGTGCATCATAGGCGTCGTGAGTTCCGGGTTATGGCTTTGGTATGGGATTCTGCAGGATCATATTTCGATGATGGTCACTAACAGTATTGCAGTAGCTGCCACCTTGATCCTTGTAACCTGCAAGTTTATTTATGATAAAGAAATAGCCTAAATTTGTAAAAAACTGATATAAAAGACAATTAATATATGCTCGATAACAAAGAACATTTATACGAAAAAGCCGTTTTGGTAGGCGTAATTACGCAGAATCAGGATGAAGAAAAACTCGTTGAGTACATGGATGAACTTGAGTTTCTTGCACTTACTGCCGGCGCAACGGTGGTGAAACGCTTCACACAGAAACTTACACAGCCCGATCCTAAAACCTTCATCGGCAGCGGAAAGGCTCAGGAAGTACGCGATTATATTAAGGAAAACGACATTGGCACCGTAATTTTCGATGACGAACTTTCACCCTCACAACTTAAAAATTTAGAAAGGGAAATCGAGGTTAAAATTCTCGATCGCACGAATCTTATTCTGGATATTTTCGCGCAGCGTGCGCAGACGTCATATGCAAGAACGCAGGTAGAACTTGCACAGTATCAATATCTTCTGCCACGACTTACGCGCATGTGGACCCACCTCGAAAGACAGAAAGGGGGAATTGGAATGCGCGGTCCCGGGGAAACCGAAATTGAAACCGACAGAAGGATTATCCGCGACAGGATTTCGTTACTTAAAGAAAAGCTGAAAACTATCGACAGACAGATGGCCACGCAGCGGAATAACCGCGGAAAAGTGGTGCGGGCCGCACTTGTAGGTTACACCAACGTAGGTAAATCTACATTGATGAACGCAATTTCGAAGTCTGATGTCTTCGCGGAGAACAAACTTTTTGCAACGCTCGATACGACCGTACGAAAGGTGGTAATCGGTAATTTGCCGTTTCTTCTGACCGACACGGTTGGTTTTATACGCAAACTTCCTACTCAGCTTGTTGAAAGTTTTAAATCTACTCTTGATGAGGTTCGGGAGGCCGATTTGCTCATTCACGTTGTGGATATTTCGCATGAAAGTTTCGAAGATCATATCGATTCGGTGAATCAGATTTTAATGGAAATCAATGCGCATCAGAAGCCGATGATCATGGTTTTCAATAAAATAGACGATTTCAGCTATGAGAAAAAAGACGAATTCGACCTTACACCCGAGTCGCGCAAAAATATTCCGCTTGCCGAGTGGCAGAACACGTGGATGTCGAAGTCTAAGTTCCCGACCGTCTTTATTTCAGCTCTGACTAAAGAAAACTTTGAGGAGATGAAAAAAATGATCTATGATGAAGTCCTCAAAATTCATATTTCAAGATTCCCTTACAATGATTTTCTGTTTGAATATTTCGAGGAAGAGGAAAAGTAAGCGGGAATTAAATGGTTGTTGATGCAATAAAATCTGCGCTTCAGGATCTTTCTTTGCCGGAAAAGGCCGCATTTTACCCCCGGTTTTTTAAAGCCGGAAAAGGGGAGTACGCAGAAGGTGACATCTTCATCGGCGTAACAGTGCCCGACCAGCGGAAAGTGGCAAAAGAATTCTACGCTAAAATTTCCCTGGAACAGTTGCACGACCTCCTGGCTTCGCCT
This window of the Flavobacteriaceae bacterium 3519-10 genome carries:
- a CDS encoding GTP-binding protein HflX, which codes for MLDNKEHLYEKAVLVGVITQNQDEEKLVEYMDELEFLALTAGATVVKRFTQKLTQPDPKTFIGSGKAQEVRDYIKENDIGTVIFDDELSPSQLKNLEREIEVKILDRTNLILDIFAQRAQTSYARTQVELAQYQYLLPRLTRMWTHLERQKGGIGMRGPGETEIETDRRIIRDRISLLKEKLKTIDRQMATQRNNRGKVVRAALVGYTNVGKSTLMNAISKSDVFAENKLFATLDTTVRKVVIGNLPFLLTDTVGFIRKLPTQLVESFKSTLDEVREADLLIHVVDISHESFEDHIDSVNQILMEINAHQKPMIMVFNKIDDFSYEKKDEFDLTPESRKNIPLAEWQNTWMSKSKFPTVFISALTKENFEEMKKMIYDEVLKIHISRFPYNDFLFEYFEEEEK